In Danio aesculapii chromosome 17, fDanAes4.1, whole genome shotgun sequence, the sequence TGtgttgttggggatgttttcatcctctcTGGGGTAATTTTGAGGATTCATTTGGCCACAActgtctctgtgtttcagcaaatggagtgttttggtgacaaatcttatttcgacactttattgatattattttgatattttgggGAAATACTTTGATTTTCAAAACCTCAACAAGACACTCTGGGCAATTGACTACCCTTGGGTTATGTtgttggctgtttttgccccattgacttccattattatGGATTTTATTTGATTGCAAAGCTATGACagcataatcatgcattcttcatTGTTGgcggttttccctgttggaaagaggggCAATTTTTAcgtttactgttgatcatcagttgcagtggtTATGTTTCATATTGAAAAGATAGTTTGATAGTTATTCTTTTTCTGTAACTGTTAGATATATTTATTTTGGGTTTTAAATATGTTAGgggaaaaaaaggtttatttgtcaatattttaattttataattggTCTGGCAAAATTATAAATTCATATTGGTAGAAAAATTAGATAAAATCTGATTTAGATCaagatattaatgttatttttttagtcAAATCCAGAATACTCGTGAATGTTTTATGGtttcgtacactgtaaaaaatatatgatcaattagccctgacagcatgtttttaggtTATTGTCActtatgttctaacttaattttataagttacgcaagctctTTTAAGACAATTTAAAATAGTATAAGGTCAATGGTCTCAATGGTTAATTTATTTcatcttaaaaatttaaggcaaccaggatttcatttattttttacagtgtaaatgatCGTCTCACATTTGAATTGAAATGAAATGGTATAAATACCAGACTGTGCTTGATGGAAAgatctttttttcttctcaacTAATGTAGACATAATTTAATCGGGTAATGCAactttgttaaattatttatctatttatttggttctgtattatattaaaaagtaaatgtgaaaacaatgttttatataaatactttaatggggcgtcacggtgccgcagtgggtagcacgattgcatcacagcaagaagttcgctgtttcgagcctcgactgggtcagttgacatttctgtgtggagtttgcatgttctccccgtgttcgtgtgtgtttcctccggtgctccaggtttcccctacagtccaaaagatgcgctataggtgaattgggtaagttaagttattcgtagtgtatgtgtgtgaatgacagtgtatggatgtttcccattgatgggttgcagctggaagggaatccacttcgtaaaacatgtgctttataagttggtggttcattctgcagtggcgacccctgaataaaaattggactaagccgaaaagaaaataaatgaatgaaatacttgAATTGTAAAAATGCTAAACTTTTTGTGCCAGTTGTGTTGTGAGCCCAAACTATGTCTGGTAGACAAAAATATGTTGTTTATGTTGCTAAGACTGAATTTTTTCAATTGATGACCCCGAATGAATTGAACAATTTACAACATGAGATTAAACAATAACACCAGTAACAAAATGATCAGAAAAACATCCTCATTATTGCACAAGACTCTGTTTTAGGAATTAgctatttatgtatataatatttaaaaatgtacacatgacaaaagtcttgtcgtcaatcccagttgtaggagcaacaaataataacttgatttctagttgattatttggaaaatatttggcagaaggtagatttttaccatgaatcatctgttgaattgcatcccaatcctcacaaatactgcagaagacctactggaagccacatggacccaagattcttaaagaaatcagtcaagtttggtgaaggaaaaatcatggtttggagttacattcagtatgggggcgtgcaagagatctgcagagtggatggcaacatcaacagcctgaggtatcaagacatttgtgctgcttatttcattacaaaccacaggagagggcaaattcttcagcaggatagcgctccttcttatacttcagcctccacatcaaagttcctgaaagcaaagaaggacaaggtgctccaggattggccagaccagtcaccagacatgaacattattgagcatgtctggggtaagatgaaggaggaggcattgaagatgaatccaaagagtcttcatgaactctgggagtcctgcaagaacgcttctttgccattccagatgactttattaataagtgatttgagtcattgcagagatgtatggatgcagtcctccaagctcatgatggagtcatacacaatattaattcttttcccactgcaccatgactttatattttatacagtgcAATATTTCTGTTAAtacttttgtccaagcaaagtcagaccttactgttctaataaaatcattaaaaatcaaggcatgatcatattttatcttagtaaaataagtgtaatctagaggcttttgcctttcatatgagccacttctgataccaaatgatcaactagaagtcaagttatcatttgtttataaaacttagatgacaagacttttgtcaggtcgtgtgtaaaataatataagtcaaacaaactgtaaaatatcCAGAATAGTATTCCTTATTATGCACAAACCTTGTTTTCTTTGCTGACtaactttattgtttttatttacagtgttgaAACCATATACTGTACAGACCTAAATAAATATTGACATAGTTTAATATAAAGGTGTCAAATCAACTAcaatattcattatattattctcTAATTAACtgcaacacacaattaaatgtgaaggaaattattcatttataattaacATTAGCATTTTCTTGCACGTTTAACTTTCATATGCTTTGGAAAACTACTTTCTCAAACGTTAGCATGCTGCAATGAGGAAACAGGAAACAATAGACTttctaaatataaatactgtataaaaccTCATGACTTGAGTTAAACTAAGTTCATCAAGAAATGCAGGTTTTCCTTTCCCTAGTAACCAAGAAAAATGATAAGAATAACCAATCAAATTTGAGATAAACGATATTGCCTTGTAATATAACCTTCTGTATTATTCTGTTAGGAGAAGATTGACCCAAAACCAACCTAGACATAGAGGAAAATCAACCGCAGGTATATGTTATCATATTAAATTCAtttgtgattataataataaccGTTTGTATCCTAAAATGTTTTACCGTATGATGCATTTTGTTATGCTAGTTATAAAGTGTAAACTCTTGcacatttacaaaattatttacatgttttaaaaaataaagtggttaGTTTCCACTAAATACATGTAATGTTTCTGAACATCCCAACAAATATGCTTGAAGGTGATCTTTACATGCACTGTTAACAACTGTaagtcaattacagcaaaaacactgtattttcattTACAGCACCATATATCTAtttacagtgttggggaaagttacttttgaaagtaatccaTTACAATATTTACTCAtgtactccccaaaaaagtaacttgcattacttagttactttttatagaaagtaatgcattacgttacttttgagttactttttcagaCTTGGCTgtggcttgatctctttcagagccgagtttttttttttatagaggagctctgcaatcaATAACGCACTGTATGACCTTTATTTACCTTAAAAACACATTGTTGTTATCTTCCAATAACTTCCGGACTCCAGAGTTTTACatgctatatacagttgatgtcagaattattagccccctttgaattttttctttttttaaatatttgccaaatgatgtttaacagagcaagaaagaGCAAGTTTTACAgtatgtccagcctgatctcacgagaaaatgtaagtattttacgtttagtcaggttagtggctaattcgttcgaattcgtacaagttcagtcgtacaaaattgtatgattttaaaaaggaggcatggcgcttaaccctacccctaaacccaatcgtcatagGGGGATgtgcaaatcgtactaaattgtacgattagctactaaatcaaaaagttacgagttgccgtgagattgtgttatgtggtatgtctgataatattttttcttctggagaaagtcttatttgctttatttcgtctagaataaaaactgttttttaattttttaaaaccattttaaggtcaaaattactagctcctttaagctaatttttttcgattgtctacagaacaaaccattattatacaataacttgccttattaccctaacctgcctagttaacctaattaagctagttaagcctttaaatgtcactttaagctgtatagaagtgtcttgaataatatctagtctattattatttactgtcatggcaaagataaaataaatcagttattagaaatgagatattaaaactattatatttagaaatgtgttgaaaaaatctctacgttaaacagaaattgggggaaaaataaacaggggggctaataattctgacttcaactgtatacagattaatgaaagtttataataatcttatttaatttttctgcaatgtgttcaaaataatgagaatatttccatGGCAGAAATGTAAGGCTTTGCCATCTTCGTTTCTGTCCGTTCCAGTATTTTCTCATTGCGTGCGGGATTCAACGTAATTACgtttattttaattcagcaatttattttttaaaagcaaattaaccAAACTGAAAAGTATCccgcaatacattttttaaaaagtaactcaaatattattacttaatttttaaaagtaatgtgttactttactcgttactagaaaagtaatatttttacgtaactcgcattacttgtaatgcgttacccccaataCTGTCTATTTAGTGTTAAATCGCTATAAACGATACAGTGATTTGTCAGCGCCATTTGCCTAGTGGTTAATTGTGCTgatatatagcaccatggtgcttacAGCAACCATAGTTTGTTTCCCGGCTCGAGGTTTTTTGCTGACCCGTCCCCTCTCTcggctcccaatactttcctgtctgtaacctccactgtccttTCCACAAAAAAAGATTCAgtgattttcacaatgcaactttaaaaaaaaaattattatagtgCACaattgtcctacagtaaaatacagttcatataagttaaatacagtgtaatttagaaaaataatttgcATAAAGGCTAAATTATGATTATatgataaatatgtttatatatgtaattatgtttaaacacaattttttattcCATGATTATAAGTATTCATAAATCACTGATTTAATTTCACAACAcataatttattcaaattattcatcaaattattcaaaatgtaaaagaaaaatgcaaaaaaaattgcaaattttCTTCCAATCAtaaacaaaatgttatattttaaatgaaaactcAAATGATTAAATAGAGGATCTTTGCGTCTTCACACTTTTTAAAtgtgttcatattacagttaaataatgTGTCATTTAAAATCATTAACATCATTATCAAATCATTAACAGTGTGTTTGCAGAATATCACAAAAGTCTCAAAGACGATTATATGATAAATATGTTTAGATAAAAATTGTATTccatgattttaaatatttatataacattGGTTTGCTTTCACAACAAATTATCTAAATTATtactcaaattatttaaaatgcaaaaagattgcaaagattgcTTCACGTTCATCTGAAGCTGGTCTTTTAACTGCTTAGTCAACACcagactgtaaaatataggtcAACACAGTTAAAATCTATGGCATTGGCACCTAAATTGTGAAACTTTACTCTCTGATAATCGCTTTGCAGAATCCCTGATTGTTTTACATCATCTCTTAAAACGTACTTTGTTAGGGTAgctgttatttaattattagatctgttattattttatgtatttttattttttacagtgttgtcttTTGTGCAATTTTTGTCCTTGTGTTCAGGTAAATAGAACTGAAAGAAGAAGTAAAAGAATGGATCATACAATAGATATATCTATTAAAAAGTCAAGCAGAGGTGCACTTTTAATGTCAAGCtttgataaatgtttttaatttgggGAAGAGGTGCAGGGCATTCTGGGTAGTGACTTCTATGACTTTCTCCAAGGGGATGCCTTTGATTTTGGCGATGTATTCGGCACTAATGCTGATGTTCCTCGGTACATTCCTCACCTAGAGTAAAAACACAAATGTAAATCAGTTTTAGgaacatattaaaacatgtttcgTCACAGAAATAAAATCCCCTGTACCTGTTTTTCAGGTCCGAGCGCAGGAGAGTCCGTTTCTAAACACATGCTCTCCAGAGGAACCTGTTTCACCAGTTTCTGCTTCTTATCATAAGGtgattgaaaaaaaacaaacatgtgatgTGTGACTAATAAATGCACTGTGGTGTTTTATAGACAGTGAAAATTTAGACAtacagtcaaaatgattcgcccttctgtgaatatttgttcttcttcaaaatatttcccaaatgatgattaacagagcaaggaaattttcacagtatttcccataaaatgttttcttttggagaaagtcttatttgttttatttcgaatagaataaaagcagcttttaattttttaaagaccatttaaggtcaatattattagcccctttaagcaatatttattttgattgtctacagatcaaaccactgttatacaatgacttgcctaattaccctaacctgcctagttaacctaattaagcctttaaatgtcactttaagctgaatactagtatcttaaaaaatatctagtcaaatattacacactgtcatcatggcgaagataaaatcagttattataaatgagttattaaaactattatgtttagaaatgtgttgggaacAGAAATATGGGACAAAAATTATATagctgggctaataattcagcggggctaataattcagcagggctaataattcttgcAAGTATTGAGCCAACATATTATTAGCTCTACTTACCTGATCACTTCTTACAATAGATGGAGGTATTGAGAAAAAATAACCCGCTTTAACGCCCTCCAATGCAACTGAAGGCTTTCCGTCGAATGCATGAAGAAGTGCATTTTCTACACCTGAAAGGAGACAAGACTAAAATGCCATAATTATGAAAATCAACCAATTTATACAGTCAAAGACAACATGATTCAGTCAAAGACAACATGATTCAGTCAAAGACAACATGATTCAGTCAAAGACAACATGATTAGCctttctatacattttttttatctttttaaaatatttcccaggtGATGTTTAGCagaacaatgacaaaacaagacatttttcttAGTATTTCCTATTGTATTTgagtgtgttttattattataatgttctCAGGATAAAGTatgatttctttttgtttggctggaataaaatagataaatatattaaaattaaaaaccacTAAGGTCAATATCgctagcccccttaagaaatgatttttttttcaattggctacagaacaaatgtTGActaataacttgcataattaaccaaattaagcctttaaatttcagtttaacctgaatactagtatcttgctaaatacctagtaaaaatatatatactgtgtgtaatCATAATCATATATGtaatcatagcaaagacaaaaaagttatttgaaattagttattaaacttattttgtttaaaatgtgttaaaaaaaatctctgatAAACACCACTTAGGGgtggcgcagtggcgcagtaggtagtgctgtcacctcacagcaagaaggtcgctggtttaagcctcggctgggtcagttggcatttctgtgtggcgtttgcatgttctcccagcgttcgcgtgagtttcccccacagtccaaagacatgcggtacaggtggttttggtaagctaaatagtccgtagtgtatgagtgtgagtgagtgtgtatggatatttcccagagatgggtggcagctggcatccgctgtgtaaaaacatatgctggataatttggcggttcattccgctgtggcgaccccagattaataaagggactaagccgaaaagaaaatgaatgaatgaatgaacatcacttaggaaatattggaaaaattacttaaattattattcatccattcattcatttttttccagctcagtcccttatttatcaggggtcgccacagcggaatgaaccgccaactgttccagcatatgttttgcacatcagatgcccttttagccacaacccagtactggaaaacatccatacacactcacattcacactcatataaggccaatttagttatggtccatttccactgagtggtaaggtatggttcggtacgcttttatggcagtTTCCGCTgtcaaaggtaccaaaaagcaaaccgtaccgtaccactttttgtgTAGCCTTTCAAAAGGGTTCCTAGCATGACAAAGGGTTCCATAAGGTAAAGCAAGAcgcacagctgaatgctattggtttacagagaaacatcaTTAGTGCAAACATAAGCcaggagaaagaaaacaaaagaagcgCCATTATTAAATACACAGGCTacacattacaccgtaatactatATCATAAGTTACATGCGCTGGcaaagattaaagatacagatgagaggtttgcactgactgtggctatatgttgcgtgttgtttttgaacccaaataaggcctaaatgtatgctgtgtgtattcTTTctataattggtaacatatcagacactgtaagggtctgtatgtgttcatatatgttgcatttatttatttgttttatataattgcagacattacagtaggctgtataaagcatctgtttcgtgagaagtgcttctcatatgatatgtgaacgccCGTACAGCTGGATTTTGACATTTTcgcgagcgagaatgacatcgagcGAAACTTTCTATCGTACACCACGcttaccattggtacccttttggcagtggaaatgcaagcctgataaaggtgactcgTACCGTACCGtagcactcagtggaaatgggccattatatCACGTGTTTGGagtgtggaggaaactggagtacccggaggaaacccacgccaacacacggagaacatgcaaactccacacagaaatgccatctgacccagccgggactcaaaccagctaccttcttgctgtgaggtcacagtgctaaccactgagccaccatgtcatctaaataatatatattttggctaataattttgtctccaACTGTAAAGAAACACTGCagatgtatatatgtttattatgCATACCCAACTCCTTCAAAAGATGTATGGTTGGTCTTCCAGCAGATCTTGAGTGTACATTCCTAACAGACAGacaaaatgcattaatatatgaAAGATGCAACCCTATAGGagatgaaaaatacaaaaaactgtacaaaaaaaCTTACAGAGGCAGATTTAACTGTTTTGCGATTTCAGCCTGTCGAATGAGCACTTTTCTCTGACCGTCTTTCCCAGCATCACTGTTGACTACTCGAGGTGAGAAATCCAAGCCAACCTACAtgtgattcattcagaaagacaTCACTTATTACTGAACAGGGACCTATTATGACCcttttaacaaaatgtaaaaataagtctctgatgcccctagaatgtgtgtgtgaagtttcagctcaaaataccacacagataatgttttataactctttgaggCTTTGGTTACTATAATGCacttttggtgactgtcgctttaaattcaaatgagattgtgctctattaaaaagagggtggagctacaaatgcctgtgtgtcagcatagtggcagattcaaaaacaagactaacgtcctatgctaatgagggagagatggtcacttgtgggcggggctttccccctctgatgacacgtacaaagagagaatgtcaatcaaagtgtttctgcagactgtttttatcaagtgtgattataacaaatataatcaatacatttttaccatttgaaactggttatatttacacactgtttcCACAGAACTGTGTTTAAAAcccttttaaagtgatttttgcataataggtccccttaaatGTAGGTGGTAAATTAAAATGtaggttttaattttaatttaactattcctttaaacgCATACCAACTCACATAAGTCTATTCTATAATTACATAACCCTCAAAAACAAgtagttatttaatatataatatatgtctAACCTCACCGATAGCCACAATGTGCTCTTTGTATTTGTCGATCAGTGGTAAAGCTGCATCTAAATCCTGTAAAGGAGAAAAATGAAATGTGTCAATATGTAAGACAggtaaatacaattattaaataagCAGATTTTTGTAATATAAATGTGCACACATTTCTGACCTCAGGTACAGCACCTCTGGGTTGTGTCGAATCTTGGACGGGATGAACTCCAAGACATGGCAAAATGAATCCAGGGAACCTATAGGATAAAAGATCATTCAtaacacaaaatataaatgtgctctttttttaaagtaaagcatTAAAGAGGATTTTTAGCTAAAAATGCTCTTTAATGCTCTACTTTTAAAAAGTTGGTGACTCATAAAATGTGTATTGACACTTTGAGagccaaaaaaaaatcacacaggcAAAACTACATTAATACCTACTGCTAATATGTTGAGGCTTATGAAACTTCTGAAAGGTGAGAtctgtctgtgcaagaaactaagCTAAAAATCTAATTTCTAGACTTTTCACtttaggctgcacggtggctcagtgatttgcactgtgttggtgtgggtttcctccgggtgctccgctttctcccacagtccaaacacatgcgctataggtgaattggaaaaactaaattggccgtagtgtttaagtgtgtgtgaatgtgagtgtgtatggagtgtGAGATCTGTCAGTGCaagaaacttaatttttttttaataaattatgtaaatacagttgaagtcagaattattagccccctattatttttttctcttttttaaatatttcccaaattatgtttaacagagcaaggaaattttcacagtatgtctgatattttttcttctggagaaagtcttatttgttttatttttttaataataattttttaggggggtttcacctttaatttgcgTAGGACAGtgaaggttacagacaggaaagtattgagagaggaagggtcggcaaagggccctgagccgggaatcgaactcgggttgccatgaacaccatggtgctatatgtcggcgcacttaaccactaggctattggcgagaaagtcttatttgttttatttcagctagaataaaagcagtttttaaatttttaaaaactattttaaggtcaatattattagcccctttaagcaattttttttcagatagtctacagaacaaaccatcgttatacaataacttgcctaattactctaacttgccttatcaacctaattaacctagttaagcctttaaatgtcactaagctgtatagaagtgtcttgaaaaatatcaagtcaaatattatgtactgtcatcatgacaaagataaaataaatcagttattagagatgagttattaaaactattatgtttagaaatgtgttgaataaaatctctctgttaaacagaatatggggaaaaaaataaactacatAAAT encodes:
- the LOC130244197 gene encoding tatD DNase domain containing 3-like isoform X3, with the translated sequence MVISTATVIYPPRILTATSTMSLRSLKRFPGFILPCLGVHPVQDSTQPRGAVPEDLDAALPLIDKYKEHIVAIGEVGLDFSPRVVNSDAGKDGQRKVLIRQAEIAKQLNLPLNVHSRSAGRPTIHLLKELGVENALLHAFDGKPSVALEGVKAGYFFSIPPSIVRSDQKQKLVKQVPLESMCLETDSPALGPEKQVRNVPRNISISAEYIAKIKGIPLEKVIEVTTQNALHLFPKLKTFIKA
- the LOC130244197 gene encoding tatD DNase domain containing 3-like isoform X2 gives rise to the protein MHGYIDCHCHISAEDFDSDIDDVVAESKKAGLVALLAVAEHAGEFEKIIQLSQRFPGFILPCLGVHPVQDSTQPRGAVPEDLDAALPLIDKYKEHIVAIGEVGLDFSPRVVNSDAGKDGQRKVLIRQAEIAKQLNLPLNVHSRSAGRPTIHLLKELGVENALLHAFDGKPSVALEGVKAGYFFSIPPSIVRSDQQKLVKQVPLESMCLETDSPALGPEKQVRNVPRNISISAEYIAKIKGIPLEKVIEVTTQNALHLFPKLKTFIKA
- the LOC130244197 gene encoding tatD DNase domain containing 3-like isoform X1; this encodes MHGYIDCHCHISAEDFDSDIDDVVAESKKAGLVALLAVAEHAGEFEKIIQLSQRFPGFILPCLGVHPVQDSTQPRGAVPEDLDAALPLIDKYKEHIVAIGEVGLDFSPRVVNSDAGKDGQRKVLIRQAEIAKQLNLPLNVHSRSAGRPTIHLLKELGVENALLHAFDGKPSVALEGVKAGYFFSIPPSIVRSDQKQKLVKQVPLESMCLETDSPALGPEKQVRNVPRNISISAEYIAKIKGIPLEKVIEVTTQNALHLFPKLKTFIKA